From the genome of Odocoileus virginianus isolate 20LAN1187 ecotype Illinois chromosome 16, Ovbor_1.2, whole genome shotgun sequence, one region includes:
- the LRFN5 gene encoding leucine-rich repeat and fibronectin type-III domain-containing protein 5 isoform X1 has translation MEKFLFYLFFIGIAVKAQICPKRCVCQILSPNLATLCAKKGLLFVPPNIDRRTVELRLADNFVTNIKRKDFANMTSLVDLTLSRNTISFITPHAFADLRNLRALHLNSNRLTKITNDMFSGLSNLHHLILNNNQLTLISSTAFDDVFALEELDLSYNNLETIPWDAVEKMVSLHTLSLDHNMIDNIPKGTFSHLHKMTRLDVTSNKLQKLPPDPLFQRAQVLATSGIISPSTFALSFGGNPLHCNCELLWLRRLSREDDLETCASPALLTGRYFWSIPEEEFLCEPPLITRHTHEMRVLEGQRATLRCKARGDPEPAIHWISPEGKLISNATRSLVYDNGTLDILITTVKDTGAFTCIASNPAGEATQTVDLHIIKLPHLLNSTNHIHEPDPGSSDISTSTKSGSNASSSNGDTKISQDKIVVAEATSSTALLKFNFQRNIPGIRMFQIQYNGTYDDTLVYRMIPPTSKTFLVNNLAAGTMYDLCVLAIYDDGITSLTATRVVGCIQFATEQDYVRCHFMQSQFLGGTMIIIIGGIIVASVLVFIIILMIRYKVCNNNGHHKVTKVSNVYSQTNGAQTQGCSGPLPQSVSKQAVGHEESAQCCKVASDSVIAPSETCSSQDSSTTTSALPPTWTSGTSAPQKQRRKTGTKPGAEAQSEAVTNAESQNVNRNNSTALQSASRPPDSEGPASKRAHAKPNALPTNVDQIVQETQRPELI, from the exons atggaaaaatttcttttttatctgtttttcattGGCatagcagtgaaagctcagatcTGTCCGAAGCGTTGTGTCTGTCAGATTTTGTCTCCTAATCTTGCAACCCTTTGTGCCAAGAAAGGGCTTTTATTTGTGCCACCAAACATTGACAGAAGAACTGTGGAACTGCGTTTGGCAGACAATTTTGttacaaatattaaaaggaaagattttGCCAATATGACCAGCTTAGTGGACCTGACTCTGTCCAGGAATACAATAAGTTTTATTACACCTCATGCTTTTGCTGACTTACGGAATCTGAGGGCATTGCATTTGAATAGCAACAGATTGACTAAAATTACAAATGACATGTTCAGTGGGCTTTCCAATCTCCATCACTTGATACTGAACAACAATCAGCTGACTTTAATTTCTTCTACAGCATTTGATGATGTCTTTGCCCTCGAAGAGCTGGATCTGTCATATAATAATTTAGAAACAATTCCATGGGATGCTGTTGAAAAGATGGTTAGCTTGCACACCCTCAGTTTGGACCACAATATGATTGATAACATTCCTAAGGGGACTTTCTCCCACTTGCACAAGATGACTCGGCTAGATGTAACATCAAATAAATTGCAGAAGCTACCACCTGACCCTCTCTTTCAGAGAGCTCAGGTCCTAGCAACCTCAGGAATCATAAGCCCATCCACTTTTGCATTAAGTTTTGGTGGAAACCCTTTGCATTGCAATTGTGAACTGCTGTGGTTGAGACGTCTATCCAGAGAAGATGACCTGGAGACCTGTGCTTCTCCGGCACTTTTAACTGGCCGCTATTTTTGGTCCATTCCTGAGGAAGAGTTTTTGTGTGAACCTCCTCTCATTACTCGGCACACCCACGAGATGAGAGTCCTGGAGGGTCAAAGGGCAACCCTGAGGTGCAAAGCCAGGGGAGACCCTGAACCTGCAATTCACTGGATTTCTCCTGAAGGGAAGCTTATTTCAAATGCAACAAGATCTCTGGTGTATGATAATGGAACACTTGATATTCTTATAACGACTGTGAAGGATACAGGTGCTTTTACCTGCATTGCTTCCAATCCTGCTGGGGAGGCAACACAAACGGTGGATCTTCATATCATTAAGCTCCCTCACTTACTAAATAGTACGAACCATATCCACGAGCCTGATCCTGGTTCTTCAGACATCTCCACGTCTACTAAGTCAGGTTCTAATGCAAGCAGTAGCAATGGTGATACTAAAATCAGCCAAGATAAAATTGTGGTGGCGGAAGCAACATCGTCTACTGCGctacttaaatttaattttcaaagaaatatccCGGGAATACGTATGTTTCAAATCCAGTACAATGGTACTTACGATGACACCCTtgtttacag AATGATACCTCCTACGAGCAAAACTTTTCTTGTCAATAACCTGGCTGCTGGAACTATGTATGACTTGTGTGTCTTGGCAATATATGATGATGGCATCACTTCCCTCACTGCCACCAGAGTCGTGGGCTGCATCCAGTTCGCTACGGAGCAGGATTACGTGCGGTGCCACTTCATGCAGTCTCAGTTTCTGGGAGGCACcatgattattattattggcGGGATCATTGTCGCCTCTGTGCTGGTATTCATCATCATTCTGATGATCCGGTATAAGGTTTGTAACAATAATGGGCACCACAAGGTCACCAAGGTCAGCAACGTCTACTCTCAAACAAACGGGGCTCAGACCCAAGGCTGCAGCGGGCCGCTGCCCCAGTCCGTGTCCAAACAAGCCGTGGGCCACGAAGAGAGCGCCCAGTGTTGTAAGGTCGCCAGTGACAGTGTGATAGCACCGTCAGAAACGTGTTCGAGCCAGGACTCCTCCACCACTACCTCTGCCTTGCCTCCTACCTGGACTTCAGGCACTTCTGCGCCccaaaagcagagaagaaagactGGCACAAAACCAGGTGCCGAAGCGCAGAGCGAAGCCGTCACAAACGCTGAGTCCCAAAACGTGAACAGGAATAACTCGACTGCCTTGCAGTCAGCTAGTCGACCTCCCGATTCCGAGGGGCCCGCATCTAAACGAGCACATGCAAAGCCAA
- the LRFN5 gene encoding leucine-rich repeat and fibronectin type-III domain-containing protein 5 isoform X2 translates to MEKFLFYLFFIGIAVKAQICPKRCVCQILSPNLATLCAKKGLLFVPPNIDRRTVELRLADNFVTNIKRKDFANMTSLVDLTLSRNTISFITPHAFADLRNLRALHLNSNRLTKITNDMFSGLSNLHHLILNNNQLTLISSTAFDDVFALEELDLSYNNLETIPWDAVEKMVSLHTLSLDHNMIDNIPKGTFSHLHKMTRLDVTSNKLQKLPPDPLFQRAQVLATSGIISPSTFALSFGGNPLHCNCELLWLRRLSREDDLETCASPALLTGRYFWSIPEEEFLCEPPLITRHTHEMRVLEGQRATLRCKARGDPEPAIHWISPEGKLISNATRSLVYDNGTLDILITTVKDTGAFTCIASNPAGEATQTVDLHIIKLPHLLNSTNHIHEPDPGSSDISTSTKSGSNASSSNGDTKISQDKIVVAEATSSTALLKFNFQRNIPGIRMFQIQYNGTYDDTLVYRKSCWEAIPLSQ, encoded by the exons atggaaaaatttcttttttatctgtttttcattGGCatagcagtgaaagctcagatcTGTCCGAAGCGTTGTGTCTGTCAGATTTTGTCTCCTAATCTTGCAACCCTTTGTGCCAAGAAAGGGCTTTTATTTGTGCCACCAAACATTGACAGAAGAACTGTGGAACTGCGTTTGGCAGACAATTTTGttacaaatattaaaaggaaagattttGCCAATATGACCAGCTTAGTGGACCTGACTCTGTCCAGGAATACAATAAGTTTTATTACACCTCATGCTTTTGCTGACTTACGGAATCTGAGGGCATTGCATTTGAATAGCAACAGATTGACTAAAATTACAAATGACATGTTCAGTGGGCTTTCCAATCTCCATCACTTGATACTGAACAACAATCAGCTGACTTTAATTTCTTCTACAGCATTTGATGATGTCTTTGCCCTCGAAGAGCTGGATCTGTCATATAATAATTTAGAAACAATTCCATGGGATGCTGTTGAAAAGATGGTTAGCTTGCACACCCTCAGTTTGGACCACAATATGATTGATAACATTCCTAAGGGGACTTTCTCCCACTTGCACAAGATGACTCGGCTAGATGTAACATCAAATAAATTGCAGAAGCTACCACCTGACCCTCTCTTTCAGAGAGCTCAGGTCCTAGCAACCTCAGGAATCATAAGCCCATCCACTTTTGCATTAAGTTTTGGTGGAAACCCTTTGCATTGCAATTGTGAACTGCTGTGGTTGAGACGTCTATCCAGAGAAGATGACCTGGAGACCTGTGCTTCTCCGGCACTTTTAACTGGCCGCTATTTTTGGTCCATTCCTGAGGAAGAGTTTTTGTGTGAACCTCCTCTCATTACTCGGCACACCCACGAGATGAGAGTCCTGGAGGGTCAAAGGGCAACCCTGAGGTGCAAAGCCAGGGGAGACCCTGAACCTGCAATTCACTGGATTTCTCCTGAAGGGAAGCTTATTTCAAATGCAACAAGATCTCTGGTGTATGATAATGGAACACTTGATATTCTTATAACGACTGTGAAGGATACAGGTGCTTTTACCTGCATTGCTTCCAATCCTGCTGGGGAGGCAACACAAACGGTGGATCTTCATATCATTAAGCTCCCTCACTTACTAAATAGTACGAACCATATCCACGAGCCTGATCCTGGTTCTTCAGACATCTCCACGTCTACTAAGTCAGGTTCTAATGCAAGCAGTAGCAATGGTGATACTAAAATCAGCCAAGATAAAATTGTGGTGGCGGAAGCAACATCGTCTACTGCGctacttaaatttaattttcaaagaaatatccCGGGAATACGTATGTTTCAAATCCAGTACAATGGTACTTACGATGACACCCTtgtttacag GAAGTCCTGTTGGGAGGCTATACCATTATCCCAATAA
- the LRFN5 gene encoding leucine-rich repeat and fibronectin type-III domain-containing protein 5 isoform X3, with translation MEKFLFYLFFIGIAVKAQICPKRCVCQILSPNLATLCAKKGLLFVPPNIDRRTVELRLADNFVTNIKRKDFANMTSLVDLTLSRNTISFITPHAFADLRNLRALHLNSNRLTKITNDMFSGLSNLHHLILNNNQLTLISSTAFDDVFALEELDLSYNNLETIPWDAVEKMVSLHTLSLDHNMIDNIPKGTFSHLHKMTRLDVTSNKLQKLPPDPLFQRAQVLATSGIISPSTFALSFGGNPLHCNCELLWLRRLSREDDLETCASPALLTGRYFWSIPEEEFLCEPPLITRHTHEMRVLEGQRATLRCKARGDPEPAIHWISPEGKLISNATRSLVYDNGTLDILITTVKDTGAFTCIASNPAGEATQTVDLHIIKLPHLLNSTNHIHEPDPGSSDISTSTKSGSNASSSNGDTKISQDKIVVAEATSSTALLKFNFQRNIPGIRMFQIQYNGTYDDTLVYRTFVILF, from the exons atggaaaaatttcttttttatctgtttttcattGGCatagcagtgaaagctcagatcTGTCCGAAGCGTTGTGTCTGTCAGATTTTGTCTCCTAATCTTGCAACCCTTTGTGCCAAGAAAGGGCTTTTATTTGTGCCACCAAACATTGACAGAAGAACTGTGGAACTGCGTTTGGCAGACAATTTTGttacaaatattaaaaggaaagattttGCCAATATGACCAGCTTAGTGGACCTGACTCTGTCCAGGAATACAATAAGTTTTATTACACCTCATGCTTTTGCTGACTTACGGAATCTGAGGGCATTGCATTTGAATAGCAACAGATTGACTAAAATTACAAATGACATGTTCAGTGGGCTTTCCAATCTCCATCACTTGATACTGAACAACAATCAGCTGACTTTAATTTCTTCTACAGCATTTGATGATGTCTTTGCCCTCGAAGAGCTGGATCTGTCATATAATAATTTAGAAACAATTCCATGGGATGCTGTTGAAAAGATGGTTAGCTTGCACACCCTCAGTTTGGACCACAATATGATTGATAACATTCCTAAGGGGACTTTCTCCCACTTGCACAAGATGACTCGGCTAGATGTAACATCAAATAAATTGCAGAAGCTACCACCTGACCCTCTCTTTCAGAGAGCTCAGGTCCTAGCAACCTCAGGAATCATAAGCCCATCCACTTTTGCATTAAGTTTTGGTGGAAACCCTTTGCATTGCAATTGTGAACTGCTGTGGTTGAGACGTCTATCCAGAGAAGATGACCTGGAGACCTGTGCTTCTCCGGCACTTTTAACTGGCCGCTATTTTTGGTCCATTCCTGAGGAAGAGTTTTTGTGTGAACCTCCTCTCATTACTCGGCACACCCACGAGATGAGAGTCCTGGAGGGTCAAAGGGCAACCCTGAGGTGCAAAGCCAGGGGAGACCCTGAACCTGCAATTCACTGGATTTCTCCTGAAGGGAAGCTTATTTCAAATGCAACAAGATCTCTGGTGTATGATAATGGAACACTTGATATTCTTATAACGACTGTGAAGGATACAGGTGCTTTTACCTGCATTGCTTCCAATCCTGCTGGGGAGGCAACACAAACGGTGGATCTTCATATCATTAAGCTCCCTCACTTACTAAATAGTACGAACCATATCCACGAGCCTGATCCTGGTTCTTCAGACATCTCCACGTCTACTAAGTCAGGTTCTAATGCAAGCAGTAGCAATGGTGATACTAAAATCAGCCAAGATAAAATTGTGGTGGCGGAAGCAACATCGTCTACTGCGctacttaaatttaattttcaaagaaatatccCGGGAATACGTATGTTTCAAATCCAGTACAATGGTACTTACGATGACACCCTtgtttacag AACCTTCGTCATACTATTTTGA
- the LRFN5 gene encoding leucine-rich repeat and fibronectin type-III domain-containing protein 5 isoform X4 — protein sequence MEKFLFYLFFIGIAVKAQICPKRCVCQILSPNLATLCAKKGLLFVPPNIDRRTVELRLADNFVTNIKRKDFANMTSLVDLTLSRNTISFITPHAFADLRNLRALHLNSNRLTKITNDMFSGLSNLHHLILNNNQLTLISSTAFDDVFALEELDLSYNNLETIPWDAVEKMVSLHTLSLDHNMIDNIPKGTFSHLHKMTRLDVTSNKLQKLPPDPLFQRAQVLATSGIISPSTFALSFGGNPLHCNCELLWLRRLSREDDLETCASPALLTGRYFWSIPEEEFLCEPPLITRHTHEMRVLEGQRATLRCKARGDPEPAIHWISPEGKLISNATRSLVYDNGTLDILITTVKDTGAFTCIASNPAGEATQTVDLHIIKLPHLLNSTNHIHEPDPGSSDISTSTKSGSNASSSNGDTKISQDKIVVAEATSSTALLKFNFQRNIPGIRMFQIQYNGTYDDTLVYRCFAD from the coding sequence atggaaaaatttcttttttatctgtttttcattGGCatagcagtgaaagctcagatcTGTCCGAAGCGTTGTGTCTGTCAGATTTTGTCTCCTAATCTTGCAACCCTTTGTGCCAAGAAAGGGCTTTTATTTGTGCCACCAAACATTGACAGAAGAACTGTGGAACTGCGTTTGGCAGACAATTTTGttacaaatattaaaaggaaagattttGCCAATATGACCAGCTTAGTGGACCTGACTCTGTCCAGGAATACAATAAGTTTTATTACACCTCATGCTTTTGCTGACTTACGGAATCTGAGGGCATTGCATTTGAATAGCAACAGATTGACTAAAATTACAAATGACATGTTCAGTGGGCTTTCCAATCTCCATCACTTGATACTGAACAACAATCAGCTGACTTTAATTTCTTCTACAGCATTTGATGATGTCTTTGCCCTCGAAGAGCTGGATCTGTCATATAATAATTTAGAAACAATTCCATGGGATGCTGTTGAAAAGATGGTTAGCTTGCACACCCTCAGTTTGGACCACAATATGATTGATAACATTCCTAAGGGGACTTTCTCCCACTTGCACAAGATGACTCGGCTAGATGTAACATCAAATAAATTGCAGAAGCTACCACCTGACCCTCTCTTTCAGAGAGCTCAGGTCCTAGCAACCTCAGGAATCATAAGCCCATCCACTTTTGCATTAAGTTTTGGTGGAAACCCTTTGCATTGCAATTGTGAACTGCTGTGGTTGAGACGTCTATCCAGAGAAGATGACCTGGAGACCTGTGCTTCTCCGGCACTTTTAACTGGCCGCTATTTTTGGTCCATTCCTGAGGAAGAGTTTTTGTGTGAACCTCCTCTCATTACTCGGCACACCCACGAGATGAGAGTCCTGGAGGGTCAAAGGGCAACCCTGAGGTGCAAAGCCAGGGGAGACCCTGAACCTGCAATTCACTGGATTTCTCCTGAAGGGAAGCTTATTTCAAATGCAACAAGATCTCTGGTGTATGATAATGGAACACTTGATATTCTTATAACGACTGTGAAGGATACAGGTGCTTTTACCTGCATTGCTTCCAATCCTGCTGGGGAGGCAACACAAACGGTGGATCTTCATATCATTAAGCTCCCTCACTTACTAAATAGTACGAACCATATCCACGAGCCTGATCCTGGTTCTTCAGACATCTCCACGTCTACTAAGTCAGGTTCTAATGCAAGCAGTAGCAATGGTGATACTAAAATCAGCCAAGATAAAATTGTGGTGGCGGAAGCAACATCGTCTACTGCGctacttaaatttaattttcaaagaaatatccCGGGAATACGTATGTTTCAAATCCAGTACAATGGTACTTACGATGACACCCTtgtttacag